GTTTTAGAAGTTGAAATTCTTTTGGTGTTAAATTCAATTCCTTATTTTTTTTAGATACTTTGTAATTTAAAGTGTTCAATTTAAGATCCGCATATTGTAAAATTGGATTTTTAGAGTACTCTTTATTATAGCTTATATATCTTCTAAGCTGAGATTTAACTCTTGCGGTTAATTCTCTTATGGAAAAAGGTTTTACAATGTAGTCATCTGCACCCATGCCAAGGCCTATAATTCTATCTGTTTCTTGGTCCTTGGCAGATAGGATTATAATAGGTACTGTACTGCTTTCTCGTATTTTTCTTAAGACTTCTATGCCGTCTATATATGGAAGCATTAAATCAAGAATAACTAATTGAAAATTATCACTATGATATTTATTTATTGCATCTTCTCCATTGAAAGCTTGTATCATATTATATTTTTCTCTTTTTAAAGTATTATAAATCAAATTATTTATTTCTTCATCGTCCTCTACGATTAATATTCTAGGCACGTTCATTTGTGTAGACCTCATTTCATATAGTTAATTATTTGTTTAATTTAAATTATAGCACACATATTATTATTTAAATTTAATGAATAAGTTATAGTTAAAAGAGGAATCATAATAAATAAACATATCCAGGAGTATCTATGCTAAAAATACTTTGAAATATGTAATAAAACTTAGATATGTAGATATAAATTAGTTATATTGTATTTGGAATTAAGACCTAATGTAATGCTCATGATGTAATAATATCCGTCGTCTTAGAAATGCCCAAAATGAAATAAGTCAGCAAATTTTATTGATAATAAAAAAATGATAAAAAAATGTTGACAAAGGGAAAATGAGATGATATACTGTAAAAGCTGTCTGGGGAAAACAGGCGGCAGTAAAGATGAAATATGATCCTTGAAAATTAAACAGAATAAGGAAGATAGGTAAACTTATTTATTAAGAATAAACCAGCAATTCTTTTGAGCTGCGAGAGCAGTAGAGAGAGTAGTTTCGTATGAAGTATACTTAAAATTGGCAGTAACGAGCAAGACAAGGAAAAATACCCGGGAGGAGCAGAACTTACTTGTGTAATTGAGCACCGGAGCGGGGATTTTAACGAAGTATTGCGAAGTTAATGGCAATTTTAAAGATGAGTCAAAAACTTTTAAAATAAGAGTTTGATCCTGGCTCAGGACGAACGCTGGCGGCGTGCCTAACACATGCAAGTCGAGCGAGGAAGCCCCTTCGGGGGTGGAATAGCGGCGGACGGGTGAGTAACACGTGGGTAACCTGCCTCAAAGAGGGGGATAGCCTCCCGAAAGGGAGATTAATACCGCATAGAAGGTAAAAATCGCATGATAAATACCTTAAAGGAGCAATCCGCTTTGAGATGGGCCCGCGTCGCATTAGCTAGTTGGAGGGATA
This window of the Clostridium kluyveri DSM 555 genome carries:
- a CDS encoding response regulator transcription factor: MNVPRILIVEDDEEINNLIYNTLKREKYNMIQAFNGEDAINKYHSDNFQLVILDLMLPYIDGIEVLRKIRESSTVPIIILSAKDQETDRIIGLGMGADDYIVKPFSIRELTARVKSQLRRYISYNKEYSKNPILQYADLKLNTLNYKVSKKNKELNLTPKEFQLLKLFLENPDRVFTKAQIFNNVWENKYIHDDNTVMVHIKRLRNKIEDTPNNPKYISTVWGIGYKLGE